From Bombus huntii isolate Logan2020A chromosome 4, iyBomHunt1.1, whole genome shotgun sequence, one genomic window encodes:
- the LOC126864590 gene encoding torsin-1A-like isoform X1, producing MNFAGTLPVFIVINLLTVCVKCEFSAMSVLSSGFNKVSKIIQSVECNFVECCTTEYISSDIDKLDDILNKELFGQEIAHRVIINALYGHLTSSNPPKALTMSFHGPPGTGKTYISQLIAKVLYKNGDQSKFYHFFNGRNDFPLQEKVNEYKEELYTIIINSLQKCERSMFVFDEVDKMPEGLLNVLVPFLDYNAWVKSWRLASISINTRKAIYIFLSNTGSSRITQRLLTLWGEGKQRRTTKLQDFENLISIGAFNEKGGFYHSDTIDSSVIDHYVPFLPLEEVHVKKCLEKAFLNRGVHPTNDMIEEGLSYVVFGPPPHNIYATKGCKRLEQKVAAIVYANKKTKIEF from the exons atGAATTTTGCCGGCACTTTGCCtgtatttattgttattaatttattaactgTTTGTGTGAAATGTGAATTTTCGGCTATGTCAGTGTTATCATCTGGGTTCAATAAAGTcagtaaaataatacaaagtGTAGAATGCAATTTTGTAGAATGTTGTACGACCGAATATATTTCTTCTGACATTGACA AATTAGATGATATTCTTAATAAAGAGCTTTTTGGACAAGAAATTGCTCATCGTGTAATAATAAATGCCTTATATGGACATCTGACTTCATCTAATCCTCCCAAAGCTTTGACTATGAGTTTTCATGGTCCACCAGGAACTGGCAAAACTTACATAAGTCAATTGATTGCTAAGGTTCTTTATAAAAATGGGGACCAAAgcaaattttatcatttttttaatgGTCGTAATGACTTTCCTCTTCAGGAAAAAGTAAATGAATATAAg gaagaattatatacaattattattaatagttTACAAAAATGCGAAAGATCAATGTTTGTATTTGATGAAGTGGATAAAATGCCAGAAGGTTTACTAAATGTTCTTGTACCATTTTTGGATTACAATGCATGGGTTAAATCATGGAGACTTGCAAGCATTTCTATAAATACAAGGAAAgcaatttacatatttttatccAATACAGGTAGTTCGCGCATTACTCAGCGTTTATTAACACTTTGGGGGGAAGGCAAACAGAGGAGAACAACTAAGCTTcaagattttgaaaatttaataagtaTTGGAGCATTCAATGAAAAGGGTGGTTTCTATCATAGTGATACAATAGACTCTAGTGTAATAGACCATTATGTGCCATTTTTACCGCTTGAAGAAGTACATGTGAAAAAGTGTTTAGAAAAAGCTTTTTTAAACAGAGGAGTACATCCTACTAATGATATGATAGAAGAAGGATTATCATATGTGGTCTTTGGACCTCCTCCACATAATATTTATGCAACTAAAGGCTGTAAAAGACTAGAACAAAAAGTGGCTGCTATTGTATATGCTAATAAAAAGactaaaatagaattttag
- the LOC126864590 gene encoding torsin-1A-like isoform X2, whose translation MNFAGTLPVFIVINLLTVCVKCEFSAMSVLSSGFNKVSKIIQSVECNFVECCTTEYISSDIDKLDDILNKELFGQEIAHRVIINALYGHLTSSNPPKALTMSFHGPPGTGKTYISQLIAKVLYKNGDQSKFYHFFNGRNDFPLQEKVNEYKEELYTIIINSLQKCERSMFVFDEVDKMPEGSSRITQRLLTLWGEGKQRRTTKLQDFENLISIGAFNEKGGFYHSDTIDSSVIDHYVPFLPLEEVHVKKCLEKAFLNRGVHPTNDMIEEGLSYVVFGPPPHNIYATKGCKRLEQKVAAIVYANKKTKIEF comes from the exons atGAATTTTGCCGGCACTTTGCCtgtatttattgttattaatttattaactgTTTGTGTGAAATGTGAATTTTCGGCTATGTCAGTGTTATCATCTGGGTTCAATAAAGTcagtaaaataatacaaagtGTAGAATGCAATTTTGTAGAATGTTGTACGACCGAATATATTTCTTCTGACATTGACA AATTAGATGATATTCTTAATAAAGAGCTTTTTGGACAAGAAATTGCTCATCGTGTAATAATAAATGCCTTATATGGACATCTGACTTCATCTAATCCTCCCAAAGCTTTGACTATGAGTTTTCATGGTCCACCAGGAACTGGCAAAACTTACATAAGTCAATTGATTGCTAAGGTTCTTTATAAAAATGGGGACCAAAgcaaattttatcatttttttaatgGTCGTAATGACTTTCCTCTTCAGGAAAAAGTAAATGAATATAAg gaagaattatatacaattattattaatagttTACAAAAATGCGAAAGATCAATGTTTGTATTTGATGAAGTGGATAAAATGCCAGAAG GTAGTTCGCGCATTACTCAGCGTTTATTAACACTTTGGGGGGAAGGCAAACAGAGGAGAACAACTAAGCTTcaagattttgaaaatttaataagtaTTGGAGCATTCAATGAAAAGGGTGGTTTCTATCATAGTGATACAATAGACTCTAGTGTAATAGACCATTATGTGCCATTTTTACCGCTTGAAGAAGTACATGTGAAAAAGTGTTTAGAAAAAGCTTTTTTAAACAGAGGAGTACATCCTACTAATGATATGATAGAAGAAGGATTATCATATGTGGTCTTTGGACCTCCTCCACATAATATTTATGCAACTAAAGGCTGTAAAAGACTAGAACAAAAAGTGGCTGCTATTGTATATGCTAATAAAAAGactaaaatagaattttag
- the LOC126864596 gene encoding cytochrome b5-like isoform X2, producing MASENSTVDTAYTKFYTREEVAKHNDSKDLWFIIHNKVYNVTQFISHPGGEEVLLEQGGQDCTEAFEDIGHSSDARELMEIFKIGELVEEERTKGSSDVTDVSDVDNSSGSWRSWLIPIALGVLATLVYRYFIKAH from the exons atgGCGTCCGAAAATAGCACTGTTGATACCGCTTATACCAAATTTTACACGCGGGAAGAAGTCGCTAAGCATAATGATAGTAAAGATCTGTGGTTTATTATTCACAATAAAGTTTACAATGTGACTCAATTTATAAGT CATCCTGGTGGAGAAGAAGTTCTTTTGGAACAAGGTGGTCAAGATTGTACAGAAGCCTTTGAAGATATTGGTCATTCAAGTGATGCAAGAGAATTAATGGAGATATTCAAAATTGGAGAATTAGTAGAA GAGGAAAGAACAAAGGGAAGCAGTGATGTAACTGATGTGTCTGATGTAGATAATTCAag TGGTTCTTGGCGATCGTGGCTGATTCCAATTGCTCTTGGGGTACTGGCGACTCTTGTCTATCGTTACTTTATTAAAGCACACTGA
- the LOC126864586 gene encoding b(0,+)-type amino acid transporter 1-like isoform X1, with translation MWLQIDEQRLLNESLNEQTTTITVGHDPQTSNGNQSQQQLQSGGWNGIPETTLVSRSIRNNGNSNGWNPITSPFQHQQEQQQLHERKQKEVKSGDLGDDEDGGGGGGGLEGADPEENNSVHLKRRVGLVSGVALIVGTMIGSGIFVSPSGLLVRTGSIGISFLVWTACGMLSLCGALAYAELGTMNTSSGAEYAYFMDAFGAPPAFLFSWVSTLVLKPSQMAIICLSFAQYAVEAFAADCDPPEEVVKIVALLAIILILLVNCYSVNLATGVQNAFTAAKLIAILVVIAGGSYKLIQGNTQHLKGAFDTVDGSTVNIGRLATAFYTGLWAYDGWNNLNYVTEEIKNPSKNLPRSIMIGIPLVTLCYALINVSYLAVMSPSEMIESEAVAVTFGNRILGVMAWLMPLSVAISTFGSANGTLFAAGRLCFAASREGHLLDCLSYVHVRRFTPAPGLIFHSLVAGAMVLSGNIDSLIDFFSFTAWIFYGGAMLALLVMRRTRPNHPRPYKCPLIIPVLVLGISAYLIVAPIIDNPQIEYLYAAGFILAGMLVYLPFVKYGYVPKFMEGVNAFLQMLLEVAPTAAAFD, from the exons ATGTGGCTACAAATAGACGAACAACGACTTCTTAACGAATCGCTGAACGAACAGACAACGACAA TTACCGTGGGACATGATCCACAGACAAGTAACGGGAACCAATCGCAACAGCAGTTACAAAGCGGTGGATGGAATGGGATTCCTGAAACGACGTTGGTCTCTCGATCGATCAGAAACAACGGCAACAGCAATGGCTGGAACCCGATTACGTCTCCGTTCCAACATCAACAGGAACAACAACAGCTACACGAACGGAAACAGAAAGAAGTTAAATCTGGGGATTTGGGAGATGATGAAGACGGTGGTGGAGGGGGTGGAGGGCTGGAGGGGGCGGACCCAGAGGAGAACAACTCTGTTCACCTCAAGAGACGGGTGGGACTCGTCAGTGGGGTGGCTCTAATCGTTGGTACCATGATAG GTTCTGGGATATTCGTTTCGCCGTCAGGGCTTTTGGTTCGAACCGGCAGTATCGGAATCAGCTTCCTCGTATGGACGGCCTGCGGCATGTTGAGTCTGTGCGGTGCGTTAGCATACGCCGAGCTGGGTACGATGAATACGAGCAGCGGCGCCGAGTACGCTTACTTTATGGACGCATTCGGTGCACCACCTGCTTTCCTCTTCTCGTGGGTTTCCACTTTGGTCTTAAAACCATCTCAGATGGCGATAATCTGTTTGTCATTCGCGCAGTACGCGGTTGAAGCCTTTGCGGCCGACTGCGATCCACCCGAGGAAGTAGTCAAAATCGTTGCACTCCTGGCGATCATACTTATACTGTTAGTGAACTGTTACAGCGTTAATCTAGCCACAGGTGTACAAAACGCGTTTACCGCAGCAAAATTGATCGCCATACTCGTTGTAATTGCCGGTGGCTCTTATAAGTTGATACAGGGTAATACGCAGCATCTGAAAGGCGCTTTCGATACCGTGGACGGTAGTACCGTTAATATAGGCAGATTAGCCACGGCTTTTTATACTGGTTTGTGGGCGTACGATGGATGGAATAATCTCAATTATGTCACCGAAGAAATCAAAAATCCTTCCAAAAATCTACCACGGTCCATTATGATTGGTATACCCCTCGTTACGCTATGTTACGCATTGATAAATGTCTCCTACCTGGCCGTGATGTCACCTTCGGAGATGATCGAAAGCGAAGCTGTTGCAGTG ACTTTTGGAAATCGAATTCTTGGCGTTATGGCATGGCTTATGCCACTTTCGGTTGCGATTAGCACGTTCGGTTCCGCAAATGGCACTCTTTTTGCAGCGGGTAGACTTTGCTTTGCCGCGTCTCGAGAGGGTCACCTACTTGACTGTCTCAGTTATGTTCACGTACGACGCTTTACTCCTGCACCAGGACTTATCTTCCATTCCCTCGTTGCAG GAGCAATGGTGCTATCCGGAAACATTGATTCCTTGATCGACTTTTTTTCGTTCACTGCTTGGATCTTTTATGGTGGAGCAATGCTAGCTCTATTAGTGATGCGAAGGACCAGACCGAATCATCCACGACCATATAAATGTCCGCTGATAATACCTGTTCTCGTACTTGGAATCTCTGCGTACCTGATTGTAGCGCCAATCATCGATAACCCTCAAATTGAATACCTGTATGCGGCTGGGTTCATATTAGCGGGCATGCTTGTCTACCTCCCGTTTGTTAAATACGGATACGTGCCCAAGTTTATGG AAGGTGTGAATGCCTTTCTTCAGATGTTACTCGAAGTCGCACCAACGGCCGCAGCGTTTGATTGA
- the LOC126864596 gene encoding cytochrome b5-like isoform X1, which yields MASENSTVDTAYTKFYTREEVAKHNDSKDLWFIIHNKVYNVTQFISHPGGEEVLLEQGGQDCTEAFEDIGHSSDARELMEIFKIGELVEEERTKGSSDVTDVSDVDNSSCSGSWRSWLIPIALGVLATLVYRYFIKAH from the exons atgGCGTCCGAAAATAGCACTGTTGATACCGCTTATACCAAATTTTACACGCGGGAAGAAGTCGCTAAGCATAATGATAGTAAAGATCTGTGGTTTATTATTCACAATAAAGTTTACAATGTGACTCAATTTATAAGT CATCCTGGTGGAGAAGAAGTTCTTTTGGAACAAGGTGGTCAAGATTGTACAGAAGCCTTTGAAGATATTGGTCATTCAAGTGATGCAAGAGAATTAATGGAGATATTCAAAATTGGAGAATTAGTAGAA GAGGAAAGAACAAAGGGAAGCAGTGATGTAACTGATGTGTCTGATGTAGATAATTCAag TTGCAGTGGTTCTTGGCGATCGTGGCTGATTCCAATTGCTCTTGGGGTACTGGCGACTCTTGTCTATCGTTACTTTATTAAAGCACACTGA
- the LOC126864586 gene encoding b(0,+)-type amino acid transporter 1-like isoform X3: MHVAPFKRVTVGHDPQTSNGNQSQQQLQSGGWNGIPETTLVSRSIRNNGNSNGWNPITSPFQHQQEQQQLHERKQKEVKSGDLGDDEDGGGGGGGLEGADPEENNSVHLKRRVGLVSGVALIVGTMIGSGIFVSPSGLLVRTGSIGISFLVWTACGMLSLCGALAYAELGTMNTSSGAEYAYFMDAFGAPPAFLFSWVSTLVLKPSQMAIICLSFAQYAVEAFAADCDPPEEVVKIVALLAIILILLVNCYSVNLATGVQNAFTAAKLIAILVVIAGGSYKLIQGNTQHLKGAFDTVDGSTVNIGRLATAFYTGLWAYDGWNNLNYVTEEIKNPSKNLPRSIMIGIPLVTLCYALINVSYLAVMSPSEMIESEAVAVTFGNRILGVMAWLMPLSVAISTFGSANGTLFAAGRLCFAASREGHLLDCLSYVHVRRFTPAPGLIFHSLVAGAMVLSGNIDSLIDFFSFTAWIFYGGAMLALLVMRRTRPNHPRPYKCPLIIPVLVLGISAYLIVAPIIDNPQIEYLYAAGFILAGMLVYLPFVKYGYVPKFMEGVNAFLQMLLEVAPTAAAFD; the protein is encoded by the exons ATGCATGTCGCGCCCTTCAAACGAG TTACCGTGGGACATGATCCACAGACAAGTAACGGGAACCAATCGCAACAGCAGTTACAAAGCGGTGGATGGAATGGGATTCCTGAAACGACGTTGGTCTCTCGATCGATCAGAAACAACGGCAACAGCAATGGCTGGAACCCGATTACGTCTCCGTTCCAACATCAACAGGAACAACAACAGCTACACGAACGGAAACAGAAAGAAGTTAAATCTGGGGATTTGGGAGATGATGAAGACGGTGGTGGAGGGGGTGGAGGGCTGGAGGGGGCGGACCCAGAGGAGAACAACTCTGTTCACCTCAAGAGACGGGTGGGACTCGTCAGTGGGGTGGCTCTAATCGTTGGTACCATGATAG GTTCTGGGATATTCGTTTCGCCGTCAGGGCTTTTGGTTCGAACCGGCAGTATCGGAATCAGCTTCCTCGTATGGACGGCCTGCGGCATGTTGAGTCTGTGCGGTGCGTTAGCATACGCCGAGCTGGGTACGATGAATACGAGCAGCGGCGCCGAGTACGCTTACTTTATGGACGCATTCGGTGCACCACCTGCTTTCCTCTTCTCGTGGGTTTCCACTTTGGTCTTAAAACCATCTCAGATGGCGATAATCTGTTTGTCATTCGCGCAGTACGCGGTTGAAGCCTTTGCGGCCGACTGCGATCCACCCGAGGAAGTAGTCAAAATCGTTGCACTCCTGGCGATCATACTTATACTGTTAGTGAACTGTTACAGCGTTAATCTAGCCACAGGTGTACAAAACGCGTTTACCGCAGCAAAATTGATCGCCATACTCGTTGTAATTGCCGGTGGCTCTTATAAGTTGATACAGGGTAATACGCAGCATCTGAAAGGCGCTTTCGATACCGTGGACGGTAGTACCGTTAATATAGGCAGATTAGCCACGGCTTTTTATACTGGTTTGTGGGCGTACGATGGATGGAATAATCTCAATTATGTCACCGAAGAAATCAAAAATCCTTCCAAAAATCTACCACGGTCCATTATGATTGGTATACCCCTCGTTACGCTATGTTACGCATTGATAAATGTCTCCTACCTGGCCGTGATGTCACCTTCGGAGATGATCGAAAGCGAAGCTGTTGCAGTG ACTTTTGGAAATCGAATTCTTGGCGTTATGGCATGGCTTATGCCACTTTCGGTTGCGATTAGCACGTTCGGTTCCGCAAATGGCACTCTTTTTGCAGCGGGTAGACTTTGCTTTGCCGCGTCTCGAGAGGGTCACCTACTTGACTGTCTCAGTTATGTTCACGTACGACGCTTTACTCCTGCACCAGGACTTATCTTCCATTCCCTCGTTGCAG GAGCAATGGTGCTATCCGGAAACATTGATTCCTTGATCGACTTTTTTTCGTTCACTGCTTGGATCTTTTATGGTGGAGCAATGCTAGCTCTATTAGTGATGCGAAGGACCAGACCGAATCATCCACGACCATATAAATGTCCGCTGATAATACCTGTTCTCGTACTTGGAATCTCTGCGTACCTGATTGTAGCGCCAATCATCGATAACCCTCAAATTGAATACCTGTATGCGGCTGGGTTCATATTAGCGGGCATGCTTGTCTACCTCCCGTTTGTTAAATACGGATACGTGCCCAAGTTTATGG AAGGTGTGAATGCCTTTCTTCAGATGTTACTCGAAGTCGCACCAACGGCCGCAGCGTTTGATTGA
- the LOC126864586 gene encoding b(0,+)-type amino acid transporter 1-like isoform X4 — MYEVTVGHDPQTSNGNQSQQQLQSGGWNGIPETTLVSRSIRNNGNSNGWNPITSPFQHQQEQQQLHERKQKEVKSGDLGDDEDGGGGGGGLEGADPEENNSVHLKRRVGLVSGVALIVGTMIGSGIFVSPSGLLVRTGSIGISFLVWTACGMLSLCGALAYAELGTMNTSSGAEYAYFMDAFGAPPAFLFSWVSTLVLKPSQMAIICLSFAQYAVEAFAADCDPPEEVVKIVALLAIILILLVNCYSVNLATGVQNAFTAAKLIAILVVIAGGSYKLIQGNTQHLKGAFDTVDGSTVNIGRLATAFYTGLWAYDGWNNLNYVTEEIKNPSKNLPRSIMIGIPLVTLCYALINVSYLAVMSPSEMIESEAVAVTFGNRILGVMAWLMPLSVAISTFGSANGTLFAAGRLCFAASREGHLLDCLSYVHVRRFTPAPGLIFHSLVAGAMVLSGNIDSLIDFFSFTAWIFYGGAMLALLVMRRTRPNHPRPYKCPLIIPVLVLGISAYLIVAPIIDNPQIEYLYAAGFILAGMLVYLPFVKYGYVPKFMEGVNAFLQMLLEVAPTAAAFD; from the exons ATGTACGAAG TTACCGTGGGACATGATCCACAGACAAGTAACGGGAACCAATCGCAACAGCAGTTACAAAGCGGTGGATGGAATGGGATTCCTGAAACGACGTTGGTCTCTCGATCGATCAGAAACAACGGCAACAGCAATGGCTGGAACCCGATTACGTCTCCGTTCCAACATCAACAGGAACAACAACAGCTACACGAACGGAAACAGAAAGAAGTTAAATCTGGGGATTTGGGAGATGATGAAGACGGTGGTGGAGGGGGTGGAGGGCTGGAGGGGGCGGACCCAGAGGAGAACAACTCTGTTCACCTCAAGAGACGGGTGGGACTCGTCAGTGGGGTGGCTCTAATCGTTGGTACCATGATAG GTTCTGGGATATTCGTTTCGCCGTCAGGGCTTTTGGTTCGAACCGGCAGTATCGGAATCAGCTTCCTCGTATGGACGGCCTGCGGCATGTTGAGTCTGTGCGGTGCGTTAGCATACGCCGAGCTGGGTACGATGAATACGAGCAGCGGCGCCGAGTACGCTTACTTTATGGACGCATTCGGTGCACCACCTGCTTTCCTCTTCTCGTGGGTTTCCACTTTGGTCTTAAAACCATCTCAGATGGCGATAATCTGTTTGTCATTCGCGCAGTACGCGGTTGAAGCCTTTGCGGCCGACTGCGATCCACCCGAGGAAGTAGTCAAAATCGTTGCACTCCTGGCGATCATACTTATACTGTTAGTGAACTGTTACAGCGTTAATCTAGCCACAGGTGTACAAAACGCGTTTACCGCAGCAAAATTGATCGCCATACTCGTTGTAATTGCCGGTGGCTCTTATAAGTTGATACAGGGTAATACGCAGCATCTGAAAGGCGCTTTCGATACCGTGGACGGTAGTACCGTTAATATAGGCAGATTAGCCACGGCTTTTTATACTGGTTTGTGGGCGTACGATGGATGGAATAATCTCAATTATGTCACCGAAGAAATCAAAAATCCTTCCAAAAATCTACCACGGTCCATTATGATTGGTATACCCCTCGTTACGCTATGTTACGCATTGATAAATGTCTCCTACCTGGCCGTGATGTCACCTTCGGAGATGATCGAAAGCGAAGCTGTTGCAGTG ACTTTTGGAAATCGAATTCTTGGCGTTATGGCATGGCTTATGCCACTTTCGGTTGCGATTAGCACGTTCGGTTCCGCAAATGGCACTCTTTTTGCAGCGGGTAGACTTTGCTTTGCCGCGTCTCGAGAGGGTCACCTACTTGACTGTCTCAGTTATGTTCACGTACGACGCTTTACTCCTGCACCAGGACTTATCTTCCATTCCCTCGTTGCAG GAGCAATGGTGCTATCCGGAAACATTGATTCCTTGATCGACTTTTTTTCGTTCACTGCTTGGATCTTTTATGGTGGAGCAATGCTAGCTCTATTAGTGATGCGAAGGACCAGACCGAATCATCCACGACCATATAAATGTCCGCTGATAATACCTGTTCTCGTACTTGGAATCTCTGCGTACCTGATTGTAGCGCCAATCATCGATAACCCTCAAATTGAATACCTGTATGCGGCTGGGTTCATATTAGCGGGCATGCTTGTCTACCTCCCGTTTGTTAAATACGGATACGTGCCCAAGTTTATGG AAGGTGTGAATGCCTTTCTTCAGATGTTACTCGAAGTCGCACCAACGGCCGCAGCGTTTGATTGA
- the LOC126864596 gene encoding cytochrome b5-like isoform X3 encodes MASENSTVDTAYTKFYTREEVAKHNDSKDLWFIIHNKVYNVTQFISHPGGEEVLLEQGGQDCTEAFEDIGHSSDARELMEIFKIGELVEEERTKGSSDVTDVSDVDNSSQCSIVM; translated from the exons atgGCGTCCGAAAATAGCACTGTTGATACCGCTTATACCAAATTTTACACGCGGGAAGAAGTCGCTAAGCATAATGATAGTAAAGATCTGTGGTTTATTATTCACAATAAAGTTTACAATGTGACTCAATTTATAAGT CATCCTGGTGGAGAAGAAGTTCTTTTGGAACAAGGTGGTCAAGATTGTACAGAAGCCTTTGAAGATATTGGTCATTCAAGTGATGCAAGAGAATTAATGGAGATATTCAAAATTGGAGAATTAGTAGAA GAGGAAAGAACAAAGGGAAGCAGTGATGTAACTGATGTGTCTGATGTAGATAATTCAag TCAGTGCAGCATCGTGATGTGA
- the LOC126864586 gene encoding b(0,+)-type amino acid transporter 1-like isoform X2 produces MRLACLCGVRLLSGLGVTVGHDPQTSNGNQSQQQLQSGGWNGIPETTLVSRSIRNNGNSNGWNPITSPFQHQQEQQQLHERKQKEVKSGDLGDDEDGGGGGGGLEGADPEENNSVHLKRRVGLVSGVALIVGTMIGSGIFVSPSGLLVRTGSIGISFLVWTACGMLSLCGALAYAELGTMNTSSGAEYAYFMDAFGAPPAFLFSWVSTLVLKPSQMAIICLSFAQYAVEAFAADCDPPEEVVKIVALLAIILILLVNCYSVNLATGVQNAFTAAKLIAILVVIAGGSYKLIQGNTQHLKGAFDTVDGSTVNIGRLATAFYTGLWAYDGWNNLNYVTEEIKNPSKNLPRSIMIGIPLVTLCYALINVSYLAVMSPSEMIESEAVAVTFGNRILGVMAWLMPLSVAISTFGSANGTLFAAGRLCFAASREGHLLDCLSYVHVRRFTPAPGLIFHSLVAGAMVLSGNIDSLIDFFSFTAWIFYGGAMLALLVMRRTRPNHPRPYKCPLIIPVLVLGISAYLIVAPIIDNPQIEYLYAAGFILAGMLVYLPFVKYGYVPKFMEGVNAFLQMLLEVAPTAAAFD; encoded by the exons ATGCGTCTTGCTTGCCTTTGTGGTGTTCGGTTACTATCTGGGTTAGGTG TTACCGTGGGACATGATCCACAGACAAGTAACGGGAACCAATCGCAACAGCAGTTACAAAGCGGTGGATGGAATGGGATTCCTGAAACGACGTTGGTCTCTCGATCGATCAGAAACAACGGCAACAGCAATGGCTGGAACCCGATTACGTCTCCGTTCCAACATCAACAGGAACAACAACAGCTACACGAACGGAAACAGAAAGAAGTTAAATCTGGGGATTTGGGAGATGATGAAGACGGTGGTGGAGGGGGTGGAGGGCTGGAGGGGGCGGACCCAGAGGAGAACAACTCTGTTCACCTCAAGAGACGGGTGGGACTCGTCAGTGGGGTGGCTCTAATCGTTGGTACCATGATAG GTTCTGGGATATTCGTTTCGCCGTCAGGGCTTTTGGTTCGAACCGGCAGTATCGGAATCAGCTTCCTCGTATGGACGGCCTGCGGCATGTTGAGTCTGTGCGGTGCGTTAGCATACGCCGAGCTGGGTACGATGAATACGAGCAGCGGCGCCGAGTACGCTTACTTTATGGACGCATTCGGTGCACCACCTGCTTTCCTCTTCTCGTGGGTTTCCACTTTGGTCTTAAAACCATCTCAGATGGCGATAATCTGTTTGTCATTCGCGCAGTACGCGGTTGAAGCCTTTGCGGCCGACTGCGATCCACCCGAGGAAGTAGTCAAAATCGTTGCACTCCTGGCGATCATACTTATACTGTTAGTGAACTGTTACAGCGTTAATCTAGCCACAGGTGTACAAAACGCGTTTACCGCAGCAAAATTGATCGCCATACTCGTTGTAATTGCCGGTGGCTCTTATAAGTTGATACAGGGTAATACGCAGCATCTGAAAGGCGCTTTCGATACCGTGGACGGTAGTACCGTTAATATAGGCAGATTAGCCACGGCTTTTTATACTGGTTTGTGGGCGTACGATGGATGGAATAATCTCAATTATGTCACCGAAGAAATCAAAAATCCTTCCAAAAATCTACCACGGTCCATTATGATTGGTATACCCCTCGTTACGCTATGTTACGCATTGATAAATGTCTCCTACCTGGCCGTGATGTCACCTTCGGAGATGATCGAAAGCGAAGCTGTTGCAGTG ACTTTTGGAAATCGAATTCTTGGCGTTATGGCATGGCTTATGCCACTTTCGGTTGCGATTAGCACGTTCGGTTCCGCAAATGGCACTCTTTTTGCAGCGGGTAGACTTTGCTTTGCCGCGTCTCGAGAGGGTCACCTACTTGACTGTCTCAGTTATGTTCACGTACGACGCTTTACTCCTGCACCAGGACTTATCTTCCATTCCCTCGTTGCAG GAGCAATGGTGCTATCCGGAAACATTGATTCCTTGATCGACTTTTTTTCGTTCACTGCTTGGATCTTTTATGGTGGAGCAATGCTAGCTCTATTAGTGATGCGAAGGACCAGACCGAATCATCCACGACCATATAAATGTCCGCTGATAATACCTGTTCTCGTACTTGGAATCTCTGCGTACCTGATTGTAGCGCCAATCATCGATAACCCTCAAATTGAATACCTGTATGCGGCTGGGTTCATATTAGCGGGCATGCTTGTCTACCTCCCGTTTGTTAAATACGGATACGTGCCCAAGTTTATGG AAGGTGTGAATGCCTTTCTTCAGATGTTACTCGAAGTCGCACCAACGGCCGCAGCGTTTGATTGA